ACAGTTTCGTTTGGTGACCGAGGCAAGTATACTTGTGTAGCCTCGAACCATTATGGCAGTGTTAATTACACGGTGACTCTGAGAGTCATCTTCACCTCTGGGGATATGGGTGTCTATTATATGATAGTTTGCCTTGTTGCATTCACCATTGTGATGGTCCTGAACATTACCCGCCTGTGCATGATGAGTAGCCACCTCAAGAAGACAGAGAAAGCCATCAATGAGTTCTTCAGGACAGAGGGAGCGGAGAAACTGCAGAAGGCCTTTGAGATTGCCAAGCGCATCCCGATCATCACCTCCGCCAAGACTCTGGAACTGGCCAAAGTCACCCAGTTTAAGACGATGGAGTTTGCCCGGTACATCGAGGAGCTTGCCAGGAGTGTCCCGCTGCCCCCCCTCATCATGAACTGCAAGATGTTTGTGGAAGAGATCATGGAAGTCGTGGGCATGGAGGAGCCGAGCCATATCTACGTGGGAGCTGGACCAGCGAGTCAAGAGACTCGAGACGAGGTGTACACTATACCAAACTCTTTAAAGCGCACCAACTCATCTGCAGGGGACTCGGACGAATCGTCTTTGCATGAGCAGCCCCAGCAGATTGCGATCAAGGTATCGGTGCATCCTTTGATGGCGGGGGATAAGTTGGAGGGGCAGCGCCAACCAGGTGGTGCCCACCAACCTGAGCAAGAGGCCAAGGAGGTGGAGACAGCGCAAGCGGCGATTGAAAGTAGCCCCCCTGTTGGGCTGACGGTGACAGAGAATGATGGCAAGGTTGTGACAGCAGTGACTGAAAGGGCCAACTACACTACGGCTGTCTTAGTAGAGAACACCAATTCTGTGACACCAGTGGTGATTGGGAAAACTCCCCGGGTCATATATGAGAGCCATGTGTAGCTGACACAAAACTGCAGTTCACCCCTTTTGGGCTACCATGTGATGGGGGATCTCCGATGAATAAAATTAGCCTTAACCAGAAGCCAATCATTGCAGAAGAGCAGATAATTATGATAATGCATGGATTTCTGTTCAAATTCTGTCGCATTAGGTTATCACTGACATCGTATTTAGGTGGTTGATATATTTGGGGAAAATAAATTACTTCGAGTTTTTGTTTTGAAACAAAAAATTAACTTCCACTTCTAAATTCCTCTCAGTGAGATTCTTTTGGGTAAAGGTCATTGTCTATTGAACACTTTAAAATGGGCATTTTCGCTCCCTGCCTTGCACATGGTAGTTCTCACACATAGTGATCAGATACATTCTTCATGCTAAAATGTAGTTGAGCGGATAGAAATTCTGTAATCTTCAGAGTAAATTTCCAGAAACACAATGAATATTCATGCGCAAGAGCATGATTTTTGACTTTAAAGAGGGACAAGGGGGAAAACATATCAGGTATAAATGACTAGAGATGCACAGCCAATCGGTCAGACAGGCAGGTTTTTAGATGGAGATCGCTTTCTTGAATTAGAAGCCTGAGAATTCATTTTTACAgataaagaagaaaaggaaacttGAAACACAAGCGTTCAACACCTCAAAACCTCTTTGAAGCGTTTTACAAAGTATTTTTGCACACTATTGAAGTGTAGCCGCTGGTCAATAACTCAAGCAGCTGGTTCATACTCAGTGTGCTGCCACAATGATCAATCCAATTCGGCCGTTTGATTCAGGGGTGAGTATCAGTGAAGCAGAATTCTCTTGCTTTTACagagtttttaaaaaactctGGATCCTTTTTCATGGGATTTGGGCACTGccggcaaggccagcatttattgcccatccctcatcaCCTGAGTGGGCTTGccgggccatttcagaggacagttaagagtcagcccagttgctgtaggtctggagtcacgtgtaggccacactgggtaaggacggcagatttcacTCCCTGGAATCCATGGATATGCAGGCTTAGGTAGATTAGCCGTGGAAATGCAGAAttccagggatagggtagggggcagTGGGATACCCTTTTGGAGGATTGATGCACACTCATTGGGTGGAATGAcctttttctgcactgtagggaaatTCTAAATGATCCTTTCTAGGTGAAAGAATGGGAGTAGATCGGGTGGGATTTTCAGCAAGAAACAGAACATAATTGATGTGGCCACCATTACCAAGACTAGatttcaatttcagattttattaattaaattcaaatttcactaaaTGTGTCAATGATAGATTGGTGAATCGCAAATCCTGAGGGTCTGAGCCTCCAGTCTATTGTTCTGGTGACAGAGGGCGACTGTCTCCCATTTGAAAAGCTACCTGAGGAGAAGCCAGGCTGGACCAGAGTTGACCGTCTCATCTGCCAATGGGGCAGCACTCCTCAAGTAATAGGCTTGGCAGCTGGATCAAGTTATGTGCACTAATAGTGCTAGCCCTGAACCACGGTAGACAAACAGGGGGCTGGGAgaacgcagcaagtcaggcagcatcaggaggtagagaagtcaatgttttcaggTGTATGAAGAAGGGCTACACCTGAAACGCTGacgtctccacctcctgatgctgcctgacttgctgtgttctcccagcccccTGTTTGTCTCCTTTTgcatctgcagttttattttGTCTCTAATCTCTGAATCGTAGCCGACAAGGCAATGGGAAAACAAAAGAGCAAAAAAAGCCGAAGATATGTTTTGGCTTTCAAGGCCCATCCTGTTAGCCTGAGAATTTGAACTCATCGGAGTTTACAACAAAAAAGATAACTCCGGTTATTAAGAGTTTGTTACTTCAAGCTCTATCAAGCTAGGCTGAGAATTTGAACTCATTGGAGTTAAAGAAAAATAACTCCAGTTATTAAGAGTTTGTCATCAGTAAAAGTGACTCCAGTGATGTATTATCAGTTTTCACCAACATGTGCATACTAAAATGTAGTTTTGAACCTTCAGAGTAAATTTTCAAAACGCACAATCTGATTGTAGTTAAAAACCTAACTGGATGCACATGGAACAGGTCATGTTGACCAATTCTCATGAGTGTGACACCAGTCCTGTGCCACCCTGTTTACCTCCACTCTGCCCATTTAATGTGACCTAGCAAGCTGTTCATCGAAATAAATCCTTTCTTAACTTTCTGGCCTCACTTCAATGCCTCGCAACCTCAGAGTTCGGGTGACTCCAGAGTGAAAAATGTGTCAGGGGAAAGGGGTGGGGCACAAGAGTTgttgagaaagtgggagtgaggTGAAATAACTGCACGAAGGTTGGTATCCCGTCtccaagtccccctttatttactgTGGCCATCCAGCTCAACAGCCAGTTCCCCACAAACAAATAACACCAAAAACAAAAACCCACAGCAACACTGGCTGTAATCTCCCGATTTTATTactcaggttaacaaccccaatcaacaCAGTCAATGAGGTCAACTTGGTTCCAGTTACTACGTGGGGTtcggggagggggaaggggagatagagagcgagTTCTTGCTGTTACAGTGGGGTGAGCAGATGTGTTTGCAAGTTCAAAATGGGTTTATTGATGGAGTGGTGATGGAAGAACAAACCAAACCCACTGCCTTTTTTTCTGCAGCAACAATTGCGTCCCAGACATCCGTCCATTAGGCCACACCCACTAATAGCAAAAAAGTAAGAATTTAAAGAGACTCCATAGCACTTAGCTTTCAGCTCAAGTTCCGTAGAATGTTAAAATCTCACCTCGAAGCACAGTTGGGGTAGCCCTAGTCAAAAGCAGCTAAGGATGAGTAATTATTGCTGATGGAATGTTTGaagatgaatttttaaaaaaacttcgcAAAGGGCACTTTAGCTCTACTTTGTTCAATGACTTTTGATCATAACTACAGTCTTTGTATCACAGCCATGAGCTGAAACATCAGCAACTTCTAGCCCAAATTGATAATTTAATCTCCGTTGTTGTCAGTTGAAGTTCTAAAGGTCCTGCCACGTGAGAATTGCCACGTCTTTCAGGGGATGTTATAAAATATTGTACAACGCACTCACTTCATCCAGTCTCTCTCCTGTGTAATGCCAAGGAACCTGGGAGGCATGTCATCCACAGTGACCACTTTGCATTTACATAGCGCCCTTAATGTAACAAAACATCCCAAGACAATAAAGAGGAAACAAAGATTGACACTGAGCCACAGAATGAGATCTTGGACCAGGAACCTAAAAGCTTGAAGATGCAAATTTTAGTCCTGATCATTGGAGTCTCTGTTCTCCATCAGAATCTGAGTCACCTGCTTGCACAAGGTGGTGAAACCAAAACATTTTGCCATTAATCAATAGGTAAACCCAAAATTGAATTCATCTTCACTTACTGACATGGCATTCCACTTGATTGAATTATAGCTGTCCCCATCATTCACCAATTCCTCATTATCCAGCAGAGGTCGGGAGACTCCCGTTGGTTTTGAGTATACGCGAAAGGTTGCTAAGTAGCGTTGTCTGATATTGGGATGGTGGAGATGGTTCATCAGGCAATGAGTTAATTCAACAGCTCGTTCAAAGAGGCAGTAAAGTCATGCTGAACCAATGACCTCTGACAATGATACAAATGTACCCTTGTCACAGAACCATTCAGTTAAATATACTCTCTATTTTGACGTTTCCAATTTTGAGGTTGTTGAAATATTGTTGTAAAAGGGGCCATCAGTATTTAGTAATTTTCCAGTAGTACTATGAGCTGTCATAGAACCCCTAtgatatggaagcaggccattcggcccatcaactccactctgaccctccgaaGCACCCAGAGAAGACACaggcagaacgtgcaaactccacgcagacagtcgcccgaggttggaatcgaacctggggctctggtgctgtgatgcagcagtgctaaccactgagccctatcactgttgtgggagggaagagagggtgtgaggACTGGAATGCGGGAGATGTGTTGGACCCGGCTGAGGGTCCTGTTAACTACGGTGCGGGGGAATCCTCGGTTGCGGAAGAAGGTGGAAATCTCAGAGGCCCCCTTGTCAAAGTTGGCATCATCAGAGCACATACGATGGGGacagaggaactgggggaatggaatgaaATTGAATTTGCTTCTTGTGAAGATTCTATTCCAGTCTCCCAAGGCCTGGAAAGGTCTCAGGGCTGGTTTGGGGTGGTCGATTATTGCAGACCTTGCCAGCGAAAGCCACATAATGTGAGAGAGTTAACCAGTAATTCAAAAGGTGTAAATAGGTCTTTAGCTGCTTGAAATCATTGTTCTAAAAGGATCAACCAAGTATCGATGAACAGCCCATGTATCCCTGTGCAGAACCCATTAAGTTGAAAATGTTGGGCTTGAGAtgttatctttctctctctctctcctcttctcttctctctctctctctctctctctctctctctctctctctctctctctctcttctccctctctccccctccaacagatgctgctagactggtcgagtttctccagcattctctgttggGGGAAAGTGCGTTGTTTCCAACGTTTTTGAGAACCGTGTCTGAATAAAATGTAGTGTAACTTCTCTGCTCTCAGGTTCAGTGTGAACACCCCATTAAGGAGCAGGTGCCAGGAAGGGTTGGTGGATGGTGGGATTGACTATCCATCTTGTGGCCTGGCTGCTGGGTTAGTTCTGCACCATTGCGGccaactctttttttttctctgtcaaTCTGCCTGGTCACAGGAGCTTTGCGCGGTTTGCTGCCTTGTCCCAACTCCCTTTGATATTCCGAAACAATCACAgaggatgctggagaaactcagcaggtctggcagcatctggggagataAAAACAGAGTTAACCCATCTTCAGAACTGTTTGGATGTTTCTGCTGCTGCCATCCTCTGCACCCACCTTTTAGATCATAAtgttataggagcagaattaggccatttgccccatcttgttgggttgaagggcctgtttccacactgtagggaatctaatctaattataaaAACTGCACATGTTGTGTCCCTGTCACCAAATTGAGAGTTTTTATTTTCCTCATGTATTAACCGCCACCAGTAAATTATCCATGTTTTCCAAGTCACCAATTTACCTGCAATACTTGTTGGGGCAATGCAGGACTCCAAAGGATGGGCTCTtgcggtgcagtggtagtgtccctacctctgagttaGGAGGCTGGcacatgtatctatccaaatgttgtaactgtacctccatctaccacttcctctggcagttcattctgcaCACAAACCACTTTCTGTCTAAATAAATTGTTCatcatgtattttttttaaatctttctcctcttactttAAAAACATGCCTTCccaatcttgaaatcccctaccctcgtgattttataaacttctaccagCTCAGTGAAAAAAGTGCTGGCCTgtccagcctcttcttataagTGCAGCTCTCCGTTCCtcgcaacatcctggcaaatctcttctgaactgtctccaccttaataacagggagaccagaactgggcacagaaGAGGTATCATcgatatcctgtacaacctcaacataatccCTGTAATGAATGCTGATTTAAGGTTGTTACACTGTCTGCTACATTAGTGAGTGCCTAACCTgagaagcaattttttttttggtgATGAGATATTTATGTCATGGCCTTTTCTTCAGTCTGATGTATTTTGGGATCACAGACAGTGAAGGGATGATCAGAGATAGCTGCAGAACCTAGAGTTATCTGTGAATCCAGCTGTCTCGTGTGTGAAACCTTCAATTTTCCTTTTGATAGAGGGAGGATTTAGACTCTCAATTACCCAAACTGTATTTCTGGATCCTGGGTGTCACGTAACCTTTATTGGCATATGGTGCTGTTTATATAATTAACCTCGCCCCTTTGCAAATAAAATGAACTTCCCCTGCCGACTCGATTGGAAAGGTTTGGGGGCCGGGAAAGGAGAGTTTTAATTACTGCTGATGCCGCAGGGGTATTCACCGGGAGAGGGAAAGAATTCAGCTCACCCCAACCCAGCCTGCCAGGAGATGAGGAGGGCTCACAACCAACAGGCCGAATTGCATTTGCATAGCGCCTGCCGCAACTCTTCCCCTGGGGATGTTTCGCGGTGCTCTGAAACCGCCGGTGTATTCCGGGGCAGACGGGTTTATGCGCGGCAGCCTCCCCACGGGCAGCGAAGTTGACACGGAGCTGATCGCTCCCTGGTGATGGAGAATGGCTGGAGGCGTTCACTCCTTTCCGTGGAAGCTTTTGGCCTCGACCTGAGACAGGGTCTTGCCTTGCCTTCCCTCGGATAGTACTTTGCCACCTCAGCGCTGTCCCGGGGCCACCCACCGAGAAGATGGCTCTGAATGAGCCCCTGATGGCGAAGCGAAGTATAAATAAAGTGAATTTTCCTCCACAACACTGCAGTAAACATAGCTGCCTACTTTTGTGAAGGGTTGCATTGAAGAGTTTCCAAGCAGTGATTACCTTTGCTGCTTTAGGCTTTGCTTTTCCCTGCACGGTTGGAAAGTTGCAACAAATAAAAAGGTTCCTTTGTTTCGACGGGAAAGAGGAGCTGTGCATACATCAGGAGACTGTGCTGGAATTTGGCTACGTGCCCTTCAAGTGTGAAGGGTCTATTTTGGCATCAGCTCTACCTGTGACTCCTATACACTGAAAGGTTCCGATTCAGCTAGTGCTGCAGATTATAATTCTCAATTTGGGGGAAAGCTGCCTTTAGCTTGCAACTTTCTTTTTTTGAACAGAAATAATGGGgaaaaactctgctttctctctacaaatgctgccagacctgctgagttaacAACTTTGTCCCAGGGCAATTTTCAGGATatttgatcagcatggatgagttgggcagaagggtctctctctgtgctgtgcatctctatgactccataacagATTAAACCCTCATGCCGAGCTGCACTGTCCGGCGGTGCTgtggggatggtgttggggatgaTCTGGGCTTGAGGTAGGATGCAGGTGGACTGCAGAAGGCTACAGACAAAGCCAGTTAAACAAAACACAGGTTTTAAGAGTCGCTGCTATGTCGTTTGTGAACAGGCTTATTTTTTTTTGCAGAGGGGGAACATCACGTTGCCTCCGCTCTGACACAAGCAGCCTGTTTTCTGTGTTGATTAATGAAAGTAATGCTGTTTCGGATCTGGAATCGTGCCCAGTATGTACTTTTGTATAAAAAGGCATCCAGTTGGAAGCATTCATTTATGCGTTGCATTCCGTTGTAAGCGCTGCACCTTAGGGCAGGTTCCCACAAAAAAAAAGTCATCCTTGAGGAAAACCGCTTAAATTATGGACTGAGGAAGGGGGATGGTTACATTGATTTAGTTTTTGAGCTCCTTTGGTGGAATTTACAAAGCTTATCCAGTCGAGGCACTTAATGTTTGCGGAAAAAGAGTGGGTGTGTGGGGCAAACAGGATTCCTCTTCAAAAGAGCCAGCCCAGTGTTGATGGGGCAAATGGCCACCCTCCCATTCTCATGAAGAGTCGTGgaatgttacagtgcagaaggaggccactcaTTCCGTCCCTCCCCCGCCCTCCTCATGCCTAACTGGCTGTTGAAAAAAAGCATCATTAGCTTGTGCCAACTTGTTgcttcctcccccacccccatacccttgcacattatttctgtccaaataatcacccaatgccctcttgaccgaacctgcctccaccacattacctggcagctcactccagagCCTAACTACTCGCTGGATAAAAAGGTATTCTTCTCACCATGCCCCTGCTTCGTTTtagactcaaagcattaactttTTAAACATTcagtcacaggatgagggcatcactgggctaggccagcatttatcccTAGTTATCCATAGGGCAATTAAGAGCCAGTCctgtgaatctggagtcacatgtagtccagcccaggtaaagatggcagttcccttccctaaagggcattagtgaactagatggatttttccaacaattcaCAGCCATccttagactcctaattccagaattttgttattgaattcaaatatcaccatctgctgtggtgggattcgaaccaggatccccagaacattacatgGGTCTATTGGATTGACAGTAAATACCACTAGTCGGTCACCTCCTCActgaactctgcttctctctccacagattctgccgagtgttttccagcattttctgtttttgtttcacatttccagtgtctgcagccTTTTGCTTTTATTTGGCTTCCCTCTACACTGTACTATCCTCTGATTATAGGATTCGGTagaacagagagcgtgaaacagctGGTGATGCCGGTTGAGGGTTAGGGATCAGGAAGTTAAAGATAAGTTAAAATTTGAGATAGAGCTTACATAAGAGCATGTCGATTTTGAGTAGGAATATGCCTTTTGAGTTTGCTTAATAACCTGATTACTCCACCTTTCCACCTATCCCTGATATCTTTTCACCCCCTTGATTAGCAAGAAGGCATTGGAATGCTTCCTCTTATTGCTCAgtgtattgaatacaggagttgggatgttatgttgtggctgtacaggacattggttagaccagttttggaatactgcattcatttctggtttccctgcaatgggaaagatgttgttaaacttgatagggttcagaaaatgttgccagagatggagagaacatagaacatagaacatagaagaatacagcgcagtacaggccctttggccatcgatgttgcaccgatcaaagcccacctaacctacactaacccactatccccCATATACCTaaccaatgcccgcttaaatacccataaagagggagagtccactactgctactggcaggttggacaggctggggctgttttccctggagcatcagaggctgaggggtgaccttatagaggtttataaaatcatgaggggcatggatagggtcaatagccaaggtctttttcccagtgtgggggagtccaaaactaaagggcataggtttaaggtgaaggggaaagatttaaaggggaccttaggggcaactttttaatgcagaggatggtgtgtggatggaatgaactgccagaagtagtggtggaagatggtacaattacaacatttaaaatgtatctagatgggtatatgaacaggaagggtttagagggatatggttcaaatactggcaaatgggactagattgggttgggatatctggtcagcatggacaagttggactgaagggtctgtttccgtgctgtacatgggATCCTGGTGTGAAAGACCAGCCAGCCTCTTAATTTCTGTCAGTGTTCAATGTCTGTGGGGTTAACGCAAACCTCAGAGGTTGCAAGGTTTTGTCCAGAGGGATTTCAACAGGTGAGTAGCGATCACTTCACAGGCTCTGGCAGAGCCGTAGGGTTGCAATATGTTGGCATTCCCAAGATGGTGCAGAGACAAATATCAAAACCAGGCTCTCAGTCCATTGTTGAACAGTGTGCTAATATGGACAGTGGATGAGGACAAAGGCAGACTGGGCACCTAATGCCGTCTCCCCAGGTTCAATAGCCTGGTCACAGCTTATTCTCACAATCTGATGGGCAAACTACTGGAAAAGACTGAATGACTGTGATTAGTGGTTCAAGGAAGGGAAGAACAGTTATTATTTAGATGTCCTATCAAGAATTTAAATTTACACGGCACCTTTTAATTAACTATTTTAAGCATCAGTCATCTAATTATGATATATTTAAAATTTTTAGGCTGTGTGTCATTTCTGTTCTGACTACCCCATTAATTTCTGATGTCTCTATTTGTCATGGCTGTTTTATCATGTTGTCATTATTCCTCTCCTGAAGTGGCAGTAAtgaaatgtctcagttttgtttttcTCCCAGCTGCTCTGTCTGGGTGACAGAGAAATCTTGATGCTGAAACAGCTCTGTTTTCTGCTTCTTTATCTGAATCTTGAATCACAAAGTGAAGATGTCACCAGGTAGTGTGGAACTTTAAATACAACTGTAAAGAGAGAGACACTCTGCCAAAGCTGTTTGAACAGACCATACAAATGTTAATGTTaatatctcactctctctctccccctttgtctctctctctttctctctgtaccttctctgttGCTGTAACTCTGTATTCTGCCCTCTGTTCTACTCCCCTGATGCATTTTGTATAATATGATTTGCctgtatagcacacaaaacaacccttttcactgtatcttggtgcaCTTga
The DNA window shown above is from Chiloscyllium punctatum isolate Juve2018m chromosome 2, sChiPun1.3, whole genome shotgun sequence and carries:
- the LOC140494937 gene encoding microfibrillar-associated protein 3-like isoform X1, translating into MSVLISLHGSFFLLTISCWLCALAQQRNGSDGNVTGQEAGWVPFITSRLDHIIVKEGVSVTMNCNVSGNPEPQIQWYNSNGRLLNQDTDNCWISDSGLLNITTVSFGDRGKYTCVASNHYGSVNYTVTLRVIFTSGDMGVYYMIVCLVAFTIVMVLNITRLCMMSSHLKKTEKAINEFFRTEGAEKLQKAFEIAKRIPIITSAKTLELAKVTQFKTMEFARYIEELARSVPLPPLIMNCKMFVEEIMEVVGMEEPSHIYVGAGPASQETRDEVYTIPNSLKRTNSSAGDSDESSLHEQPQQIAIKVSVHPLMAGDKLEGQRQPGGAHQPEQEAKEVETAQAAIESSPPVGLTVTENDGKVVTAVTERANYTTAVLVENTNSVTPVVIGKTPRVIYESHV
- the LOC140494937 gene encoding microfibrillar-associated protein 3-like isoform X2, coding for MGAFHHLATGSHHRERGSQCDDELQYNCWISDSGLLNITTVSFGDRGKYTCVASNHYGSVNYTVTLRVIFTSGDMGVYYMIVCLVAFTIVMVLNITRLCMMSSHLKKTEKAINEFFRTEGAEKLQKAFEIAKRIPIITSAKTLELAKVTQFKTMEFARYIEELARSVPLPPLIMNCKMFVEEIMEVVGMEEPSHIYVGAGPASQETRDEVYTIPNSLKRTNSSAGDSDESSLHEQPQQIAIKVSVHPLMAGDKLEGQRQPGGAHQPEQEAKEVETAQAAIESSPPVGLTVTENDGKVVTAVTERANYTTAVLVENTNSVTPVVIGKTPRVIYESHV